One stretch of Arachis duranensis cultivar V14167 chromosome 1, aradu.V14167.gnm2.J7QH, whole genome shotgun sequence DNA includes these proteins:
- the LOC110275804 gene encoding uncharacterized protein LOC110275804, which yields MEENPIHPIILERPFLATAKALIDVERGELVLKIHDEQLTFNVFKPSQEAYHDNKESEEDHNEGLMEETNMGTQAPHLKIPIGDNQRDQKEQQPSEFNIEIRDKKGVENKVTDHLSRIPCEKDDAHDTSVNEFFLDEQLMMIHKAPWFADIANFKAAGDLPPGINKYQRRKLINDAKYFIWDEPYLFKKYSDGILRRCILEEEGRRVLWSCHSASYGGHFGGERTAAKVLQCGFF from the exons ATGGAAGAGAACCCCATCCATCCCATCATCTTGGAGAGGCCATTTTTAGCCACAGCCAAGGCGcttatagatgtggagcgagGAGAGCTAGTATTAAAGATACACGATGAACAGCTCACCTTCAACGTTTTCAAACCATCACAAGAAGCATATCATGATAACAAAGAGTCAGAGGAAGATCACAATGAGGGGCTGATGGAAGAGACAAACATGGGAACACAAGCACCACACCTGAAAATTCCCATTGGTGACAACCAACGTGATCAGAAGGAGCAACAGCCAAGT GAGTTCAACATTGAaattagagacaaaaaaggtGTGGAGAACAAGGTGACAGACCATCTATCCAGAATCCCTTGTGAGAAGGATGATGCCCATGATACAAGTGTAAATGAATTCTTCCTAGATGAGCAGCTAATGATGATTCATAAAGCACCTTGGTTTGCGGATATTGCCAATTTTAAAGCAGCCGGTGACTTACCCCCTGGAATCAACAAATATCAAAGAAGGAAGCTCATCAATGATGCCAAGTATTTCATTTGGGATGAACCCTATCTCTTTAAGAAATACTCAGATGGAATCCTTAGGAGGTGCATCTTAGAAGAAGAAGGACGAAGGGTCCTGTGGAGTTGCCATAGTGCTAGTTATGGAGGTCACTTTGGAGGAGAAAGAACTGCCGCAAAGGTGCTGCAATGTGGGTTCTTCTAG